The following coding sequences are from one Arthrobacter crystallopoietes window:
- a CDS encoding aryldialkylphosphatase, translating into MTDTTTPTNTTVNTVLGPVPADELGVVSVHEALLSVVPGAEHAYDISMDRAEIFEILAAKLTDFRENGGKTIVDSTGMFHGRDVRLYEALSRSTGVHIVASTGMGPEEMLGGYFLTPQTNPPTPWPAEKFADLFTKEVTEGMVVPRVERRGAAGIVTTTATREGMTPTDESLFRGAARTALNTGVPVSIRFGKDALGDLGVVLEEQLPADRVVVGGLDRKDAAAAGVPFEVAEGGAFVALDHVGLNDDDAYLTDRERASLVLELVKAGHGDRILLSSSAVGVAKGHADYDLPFSYVISTFMPFVKSLGLADDDARRILVDNPRDLLTLR; encoded by the coding sequence ATGACGGATACAACAACTCCCACTAATACAACCGTCAACACGGTCCTTGGCCCCGTTCCCGCCGATGAGCTGGGCGTGGTTTCGGTTCATGAGGCGCTGCTCTCGGTGGTTCCCGGCGCCGAGCATGCGTATGACATCTCCATGGACCGGGCGGAGATCTTCGAGATCCTTGCCGCGAAGCTGACGGACTTCCGCGAGAACGGCGGCAAGACCATTGTGGACAGCACGGGTATGTTCCATGGCCGCGATGTGCGCCTGTACGAGGCGCTCTCGCGCTCGACCGGTGTGCACATCGTTGCGTCCACGGGCATGGGTCCCGAGGAAATGCTGGGCGGGTACTTCCTGACCCCGCAGACCAACCCCCCGACGCCGTGGCCCGCGGAGAAGTTCGCGGACCTCTTCACCAAGGAGGTCACCGAGGGCATGGTGGTTCCCCGCGTGGAGCGCCGCGGCGCCGCCGGAATCGTGACCACCACGGCCACCCGCGAGGGCATGACGCCCACCGACGAGAGTCTCTTCCGCGGCGCGGCCCGGACCGCCCTGAACACCGGCGTTCCAGTCTCCATCCGCTTTGGCAAGGACGCGCTGGGAGACCTTGGCGTCGTGCTGGAAGAGCAGCTCCCGGCGGACCGCGTGGTTGTCGGTGGGCTGGACCGCAAGGATGCGGCAGCCGCGGGTGTGCCGTTTGAAGTCGCCGAAGGGGGTGCCTTCGTCGCCCTCGACCATGTGGGTTTGAACGACGACGACGCCTACCTCACCGACCGCGAACGGGCTTCCCTGGTGCTGGAACTGGTCAAAGCCGGCCACGGAGACCGCATCCTGCTCTCCAGCAGCGCTGTCGGCGTGGCCAAGGGCCACGCGGATTACGACCTGCCGTTCAGCTACGTGATCTCGACGTTCATGCCCTTCGTGAAGTCGCTGGGACTCGCCGACGATGATGCCCGGCGCATCCTCGTGGACAACCCGCGGGACCTGCTGACCCTGCGCTAA
- a CDS encoding phosphotriesterase family protein, whose translation MSRINTVLGPISAEELGYVAIHEHIGYGMPGSELDTKWWKAPEERYEETVPKLRKFHEYGGGTFVDATGICNGRDIDYYKSLSAKTGVHIVACTGFVGGDTALPFFAQASVDYLVRHFIHEITVGIGDTGSRAGVIKVGVSRGGRMTDLDKRIYRAAARAALITGVPILTHLAIDAENAIAIFEEEGLPLNRILFGHVDDGVNADKTRDTWIAEQGGRVGFDTFGYETELEDPPFWARPRQERLDHFLRFLGAGHLDLALAGADANCSPLGWPGVKGHTVNYIFEDLIPDLRKAGLDDAAIRKIFVENPANFLSISN comes from the coding sequence ATGTCGAGAATCAACACGGTGCTGGGACCGATCTCAGCTGAAGAACTCGGATACGTGGCCATCCACGAGCACATTGGCTACGGCATGCCGGGCTCGGAACTGGACACCAAATGGTGGAAAGCACCCGAGGAACGGTACGAGGAGACGGTGCCGAAGCTGCGGAAGTTCCACGAATACGGCGGCGGGACCTTTGTCGATGCCACCGGTATCTGCAATGGCCGCGACATCGACTACTACAAGTCCCTGTCCGCAAAGACCGGTGTCCACATCGTGGCCTGCACCGGCTTTGTCGGCGGTGACACCGCCCTGCCGTTCTTCGCCCAGGCGTCCGTCGACTACCTGGTCCGCCACTTCATCCACGAAATCACCGTGGGCATCGGCGACACCGGCAGCCGTGCCGGCGTCATCAAGGTTGGCGTGAGCCGCGGCGGACGCATGACGGATCTGGACAAGCGCATTTACCGCGCTGCGGCTCGTGCCGCCCTGATCACTGGCGTGCCGATCCTGACACACCTGGCCATTGATGCGGAAAACGCGATTGCGATCTTCGAGGAGGAAGGACTTCCCCTCAACCGCATACTTTTCGGCCACGTGGACGACGGCGTGAACGCCGATAAGACCCGCGACACCTGGATCGCCGAGCAGGGCGGCCGGGTCGGCTTCGACACCTTCGGCTACGAGACCGAGCTCGAGGACCCGCCCTTCTGGGCCCGCCCCCGCCAGGAACGCCTGGATCACTTCCTCCGCTTCCTCGGTGCAGGGCACCTGGACTTGGCGCTGGCCGGAGCGGATGCCAACTGCAGCCCGCTGGGCTGGCCCGGTGTAAAGGGCCACACCGTGAACTACATCTTCGAGGACCTGATCCCCGACCTGCGCAAGGCCGGTCTCGACGACGCGGCGATCCGGAAGATCTTCGTCGAGAACCCCGCAAACTTCCTGTCGATCAGCAACTGA
- a CDS encoding FAD-dependent oxidoreductase, with product MQVSQIQNLKVAVVGGGYAGASAALALLQLGADVHVYEQAPELGEVGAGIGLRPPTVEVLRKWGVFEEFEKVSAPSEAIEVYQANGELIARDPWPGINEYAQVNHCRMVHRGDVIETLLRLLPAERVHIGHKMVAVTDNGDSATVKFENGVEVAADLVLGADGIRSSVRNQIFGEVQPVFSHTIAMRAVISADDAYGLVENDNFRVYVGQNGTTVYFLPLRHRNQVSFDITAPSDDTAWAPEVTHEYIADLLEGFDERLQKIGQELDIAKMTNRGVFDIDKQPNWHTDSVALVGDAAHAMLHHQGQGANSAMQDAAWLAEAIQEGSDLKDALRIYQEKRKPITDVLQDISRKPFDIGDSFPETTSFAKGAGVE from the coding sequence ATGCAAGTTTCACAAATCCAGAACCTCAAGGTCGCCGTCGTCGGCGGCGGTTATGCCGGCGCCTCTGCCGCACTCGCCCTGCTCCAGCTCGGCGCCGATGTCCACGTCTACGAGCAGGCTCCTGAGCTCGGCGAGGTCGGCGCCGGCATCGGCCTGCGCCCGCCCACAGTCGAGGTGCTGCGCAAGTGGGGCGTGTTCGAGGAGTTCGAAAAAGTCTCCGCTCCCTCCGAGGCCATCGAGGTCTACCAGGCCAACGGCGAACTCATTGCCCGCGACCCGTGGCCGGGCATCAATGAATACGCCCAGGTCAACCACTGCCGCATGGTCCACCGCGGGGATGTCATCGAGACCCTCCTGCGCCTCCTGCCAGCCGAACGCGTACACATCGGCCACAAGATGGTGGCCGTTACCGACAACGGTGACTCCGCTACCGTGAAGTTCGAGAACGGCGTCGAGGTCGCCGCCGATCTGGTCCTGGGGGCGGACGGCATCCGGTCCAGCGTCCGTAACCAGATCTTTGGCGAGGTTCAGCCCGTCTTCTCCCACACCATCGCCATGCGCGCCGTCATCTCCGCCGACGATGCCTACGGCCTGGTCGAGAACGACAACTTCCGCGTATACGTGGGCCAGAACGGCACCACCGTCTACTTCCTGCCGCTGCGCCACCGCAACCAGGTGTCCTTCGACATCACCGCCCCGAGCGACGACACCGCCTGGGCGCCGGAAGTCACGCACGAATACATTGCCGACCTGCTCGAGGGCTTCGACGAGCGCCTGCAGAAGATCGGCCAGGAGCTGGACATCGCCAAAATGACCAACCGCGGCGTCTTCGACATCGACAAGCAGCCGAACTGGCACACTGACAGCGTGGCCCTCGTGGGGGATGCCGCCCACGCGATGCTCCACCACCAGGGTCAGGGCGCAAACTCCGCCATGCAGGACGCCGCCTGGCTGGCCGAGGCCATTCAGGAGGGCTCCGACTTGAAGGACGCTCTGCGTATTTATCAGGAGAAGCGCAAACCGATCACCGACGTGCTGCAGGACATTTCCCGCAAGCCATTCGACATCGGTGATTCCTTCCCGGAAACCACCTCCTTTGCGAAGGGAGCTGGCGTCGAATGA
- a CDS encoding alpha/beta hydrolase — protein sequence MSIHPEIAKILATLPAPDGSPLHPEAMRAGEESMVPPLAERLPLHAVEDATAQTPSGDVPVRIYTPIESDAYGLLVYFHGGAFFLGSLDTHDHVARSLAKETGHKVISVGYRRAPEAAFPAGLDDCYAVVRWAAEQGRSLGWDGKNLAIAGDSSGGTFVAAVAAKAHDDGFEAITHQVLFYPSLDLDFDVDRYASLRENAEGYGLETAGLKPFNSFYLDSGANPADPLVSPIKREDLAGLPPALVITAEHDPLRDEGELYGKRLQDAGVKATVSRYEGANHGFVQNFSWIPEYYRAFLETGDFLNKG from the coding sequence ATGAGCATCCACCCCGAGATCGCCAAGATCCTGGCTACGCTGCCCGCCCCGGACGGCTCCCCGTTGCACCCGGAAGCCATGCGCGCCGGCGAGGAATCGATGGTTCCCCCGCTGGCGGAGCGCCTGCCGCTCCACGCCGTTGAAGACGCAACCGCGCAGACGCCCTCGGGCGACGTGCCCGTGCGGATCTACACTCCGATCGAGTCCGACGCCTACGGCCTGCTCGTGTACTTCCACGGCGGCGCTTTCTTCCTGGGCAGCTTGGACACCCACGACCACGTCGCACGGTCCCTGGCCAAGGAGACCGGCCACAAGGTCATCTCCGTCGGCTACCGCCGGGCGCCCGAGGCCGCCTTCCCGGCCGGTCTCGACGACTGCTACGCCGTGGTCCGTTGGGCCGCCGAGCAGGGCCGGAGCCTGGGCTGGGACGGGAAAAACCTCGCCATTGCGGGCGACAGCTCCGGCGGCACCTTCGTGGCAGCCGTCGCCGCCAAGGCCCACGACGACGGGTTCGAGGCCATCACCCACCAGGTTCTGTTCTACCCGTCCCTGGACCTGGATTTCGACGTCGACCGCTACGCCTCGCTGCGGGAGAACGCCGAAGGATACGGACTGGAGACTGCGGGCCTGAAGCCTTTCAACTCCTTCTACCTCGACAGCGGCGCGAACCCCGCTGATCCCCTTGTCTCCCCGATCAAGCGCGAAGACCTCGCCGGCCTGCCGCCGGCGCTGGTCATCACGGCCGAGCACGACCCGCTGCGCGACGAAGGCGAGCTCTACGGCAAACGCCTGCAGGACGCCGGCGTCAAGGCGACGGTCAGCCGCTACGAAGGGGCCAACCACGGCTTCGTCCAGAACTTCTCCTGGATCCCCGAGTACTACCGGGCCTTCCTGGAAACGGGTGACTTCCTGAACAAGGGCTGA
- a CDS encoding MFS transporter, translating to MKTINIRDFIAEARFGRFHGGMLFWACFIITFDMYDLVVYGSVLPVLMKEWSLGPVEAGAIGSYGIFGMMIGAILFGVLADKIGRRKVLTASIILFSAATALCAFAPGPVTFSILRGLGGLGIGGILPCLIAMLTDYAPKNRANSLVAIVMCFFSVGGILAAFVAMLLLPAFGWHSVYLVAALPLVFLPFMMKYFLDSPASLLEKGKTDELRDALSKVNGQVAIGTNTAFTGLTQKEAGSPVGALFTNRRALGTIMIWIAFFMCLLMINGLTTWLPKLMVEAGYALSSGLTFMIVLNLGAIVGTLVLGKLADKWGVKRVLVPMFVVSALSLTLLGFGNNMAVLLLLVAITGACTMGAQNISYAFVAQYYPSFMRSTAIGLASGVGRMGAVVGPMFGGVLLTLSLPVELNFLFFAIPGVFAALAFLFVPLAAKSAGRKRKDQDTEAAAEDSMAPAP from the coding sequence ATGAAAACAATCAACATCAGGGACTTCATCGCTGAGGCGCGCTTCGGCCGCTTCCACGGCGGAATGCTGTTCTGGGCCTGCTTCATCATCACCTTCGACATGTACGACCTTGTTGTCTACGGATCCGTTCTACCTGTCCTGATGAAGGAATGGTCCCTGGGCCCTGTCGAGGCAGGGGCCATCGGCAGCTACGGAATCTTCGGGATGATGATCGGCGCGATCCTCTTCGGAGTCCTAGCCGACAAGATCGGCCGGAGAAAGGTGCTCACTGCCAGTATCATCCTCTTTTCCGCCGCCACGGCCTTGTGCGCATTTGCTCCGGGGCCCGTCACCTTCTCCATCCTGCGCGGGCTGGGCGGCCTCGGGATCGGCGGCATCCTGCCCTGCCTCATCGCCATGCTGACCGACTACGCACCGAAGAACCGCGCCAATTCCCTGGTAGCGATCGTGATGTGTTTCTTCTCCGTGGGCGGCATCCTGGCAGCCTTCGTCGCCATGCTACTGCTCCCGGCATTCGGTTGGCACAGCGTGTACCTGGTTGCGGCGTTGCCCCTGGTGTTCCTGCCGTTCATGATGAAGTACTTCCTCGACTCCCCTGCGAGCCTGCTGGAGAAGGGGAAGACCGACGAGCTGCGTGACGCCCTGTCGAAGGTCAACGGCCAGGTAGCGATCGGTACAAATACGGCATTCACAGGTCTGACGCAGAAGGAGGCCGGCAGCCCCGTCGGTGCGCTGTTCACAAACCGTCGCGCCCTCGGCACAATCATGATCTGGATCGCCTTCTTTATGTGCCTGCTGATGATCAACGGCCTGACCACATGGCTTCCCAAGCTGATGGTGGAGGCAGGCTACGCCCTGAGCTCGGGCCTGACCTTCATGATCGTGCTGAACTTGGGCGCCATCGTCGGCACCCTGGTGTTGGGCAAACTTGCCGACAAGTGGGGCGTGAAGCGGGTGCTCGTCCCGATGTTCGTGGTCTCCGCGCTGTCGCTGACCCTGCTGGGCTTCGGAAACAACATGGCAGTCCTCCTGCTGCTCGTGGCCATCACCGGAGCCTGCACGATGGGAGCTCAGAACATTTCCTACGCCTTCGTGGCGCAGTATTACCCATCCTTCATGCGTTCGACGGCGATCGGGCTGGCCTCGGGCGTCGGACGCATGGGCGCCGTCGTCGGCCCGATGTTCGGCGGCGTCCTGCTGACGCTTAGCCTTCCGGTAGAGCTGAACTTCCTCTTCTTCGCCATCCCGGGGGTCTTCGCCGCCCTGGCCTTCCTGTTTGTTCCGCTAGCGGCAAAGTCGGCGGGGCGGAAGCGCAAGGATCAAGATACCGAGGCAGCGGCCGAGGACAGTATGGCCCCCGCGCCGTGA
- a CDS encoding MBL fold metallo-hydrolase, with product MTQEVKVHPLVSPWGRFGLYSFFIDAPEPAIVDTGIASSPVEGMVPALEKLGHSIEEVRWILLTHGHIDHLGGAHALWELTGRRAQVVIHEADAPLLRSRRAHVDQYVDVRQQYLNDPNGVEEQMKVANHVISGEMEPTMLVKGGEALSLGGGVSVSVHHIPGHTAGSVAYVVDGQQSVFVGDAVQIHGAANGFPGYEDPTAYRSSLQYLRDEVRPEHLYLGHPYRGADGVPYGVELDREAARTALQGSLDLEARIDDAAKRYLRDGLQETDSVYSPFAKVAEELGYTGDPTLEPSPFFTTLDGYRRQVETAR from the coding sequence ATGACGCAAGAAGTGAAGGTCCATCCGCTGGTGTCGCCCTGGGGCCGCTTTGGCCTCTACAGCTTTTTCATTGACGCTCCAGAACCTGCCATCGTTGACACCGGCATCGCCTCGTCGCCCGTCGAGGGCATGGTTCCTGCGCTCGAGAAGCTCGGCCACAGCATCGAGGAGGTGCGCTGGATCCTGCTGACCCACGGCCACATCGACCATCTCGGCGGCGCCCATGCTCTGTGGGAGCTCACCGGCCGGCGGGCCCAGGTGGTGATCCACGAGGCCGACGCGCCCCTGCTGCGCTCCCGGCGCGCGCATGTTGACCAGTACGTGGACGTGCGGCAGCAGTACCTGAACGACCCGAATGGTGTGGAGGAACAGATGAAGGTGGCGAACCACGTCATCTCGGGCGAGATGGAGCCGACCATGCTGGTGAAGGGAGGGGAGGCCCTCTCCCTGGGCGGAGGCGTCTCCGTCTCCGTGCACCACATCCCGGGCCACACGGCCGGATCCGTAGCCTACGTGGTGGACGGGCAGCAGTCGGTCTTCGTCGGCGACGCCGTACAGATCCATGGCGCAGCCAACGGCTTCCCCGGCTACGAGGATCCGACCGCTTACCGTTCGAGCCTGCAGTACCTGCGCGATGAAGTGCGTCCGGAGCACCTGTACCTGGGCCACCCCTACCGAGGCGCCGATGGCGTGCCCTACGGTGTGGAGCTCGACCGCGAGGCGGCACGGACCGCCTTGCAGGGGAGCTTGGACCTCGAGGCCAGGATCGACGACGCCGCGAAACGGTACCTGCGCGACGGCTTGCAGGAGACGGATTCGGTGTACTCCCCGTTCGCGAAGGTGGCCGAGGAGCTCGGCTACACGGGCGATCCCACACTGGAGCCCTCCCCGTTCTTCACCACGCTTGATGGCTACCGTCGGCAGGTCGAGACGGCACGCTGA
- a CDS encoding CocE/NonD family hydrolase gives MTDFTTWNAGGEKIAIRKDLRVPMRDGVELAADAYQGVDEKPRPALVALSPYGKELQALALTTPPQRRPSPMWDGCIEAGDIARIVKEDYVHVIGDLRGSGHSGGEHIGNYNAGGVSLGQDAYDFIEWVAAQPWCDGNVGMVGISYFGSMQVLAAAERPPSLKAIFVSGGHYDFYETTYHGGVMWFMPRAAREGRGGDSGWAFTDGVKSRMIEKYSPEDLKELVAKRLQDPDVAAWPNLVHVLNYPKNHEAWFDIVMTELDGEWYEERNPITLAPNIDIPVWLQLDQGRGWTLDGTIELFDALKGPKKLDIGPYPPMQSRPFIEEHDKMFRWYDYWIKGIDNGVMDEPAVNVFVEGSRENVTADTWPPKEIEYKNLYLRPRHKLSTDPETMGVEYAAPDGFYQAPLTVTDKVEIIKWETPVFEEACEMIGTGAAHIFAEIDQPDTNFVLRLWDYAPNGKRQLITTGYLKASHRELDVERTTEGNPYHPHTRAVPVEPGQIEEYVLRLYPFANTFMPGHKLVTELSNAEPLADEHNALLPPDAFHLPVGRPVTHKIYRDAVHQSRLVLPFTTPKAVQQ, from the coding sequence ATGACTGATTTCACGACGTGGAACGCCGGTGGAGAGAAGATTGCCATCCGCAAGGACCTGAGGGTTCCGATGCGGGACGGCGTCGAGCTCGCCGCGGACGCCTATCAGGGCGTCGACGAGAAGCCGCGCCCGGCACTGGTCGCGCTGAGCCCGTACGGCAAGGAACTGCAGGCACTGGCCCTGACCACCCCGCCGCAGCGGCGCCCCAGCCCGATGTGGGACGGCTGCATCGAGGCCGGCGACATCGCCCGGATCGTCAAGGAAGACTACGTCCACGTCATTGGCGACCTGCGCGGCTCCGGCCACTCCGGCGGCGAGCACATCGGCAACTACAACGCCGGCGGCGTCTCGCTGGGCCAGGATGCGTACGACTTCATCGAATGGGTCGCCGCACAGCCCTGGTGCGACGGCAACGTCGGCATGGTCGGCATCTCCTACTTCGGCTCCATGCAGGTCCTGGCCGCCGCCGAGCGCCCGCCGAGCCTGAAGGCGATCTTTGTTTCCGGCGGCCACTACGACTTCTACGAGACCACCTACCACGGCGGCGTCATGTGGTTCATGCCGCGGGCCGCACGCGAAGGCCGGGGCGGCGACTCCGGCTGGGCGTTTACCGACGGCGTCAAGTCCCGCATGATCGAAAAGTACTCCCCCGAGGACCTGAAGGAACTGGTCGCCAAGCGCCTGCAGGATCCGGACGTCGCCGCCTGGCCGAACCTGGTGCACGTGCTGAACTACCCGAAGAACCACGAAGCCTGGTTCGACATCGTGATGACCGAGCTGGACGGGGAGTGGTACGAGGAGCGCAACCCGATCACGCTGGCCCCGAACATCGACATCCCGGTCTGGCTGCAGCTGGACCAGGGCCGCGGCTGGACGCTGGACGGCACGATCGAGCTCTTCGACGCGCTCAAGGGGCCCAAAAAGCTGGATATCGGGCCCTACCCGCCGATGCAGTCACGCCCCTTCATCGAGGAACACGACAAGATGTTCCGCTGGTACGACTACTGGATCAAGGGCATCGACAACGGCGTCATGGACGAGCCGGCCGTGAACGTCTTCGTCGAAGGTTCGCGCGAGAACGTCACCGCCGATACATGGCCGCCGAAGGAGATCGAGTACAAGAATCTGTACCTGCGCCCGCGCCACAAGCTCTCGACCGACCCGGAAACTATGGGTGTCGAATACGCGGCCCCGGACGGCTTCTACCAGGCCCCGCTCACGGTGACCGACAAGGTCGAGATCATCAAGTGGGAAACCCCGGTCTTCGAGGAAGCCTGCGAGATGATCGGCACCGGAGCCGCACACATCTTCGCCGAAATCGACCAGCCGGACACCAACTTCGTCCTGCGTCTCTGGGACTACGCACCGAACGGCAAGCGCCAGCTGATCACCACGGGCTATCTCAAGGCCTCGCACCGCGAGCTGGATGTAGAGCGCACCACCGAGGGCAACCCGTACCATCCGCACACCCGCGCCGTGCCGGTGGAGCCTGGGCAGATCGAGGAGTACGTGCTGCGCCTCTACCCGTTCGCGAACACGTTCATGCCCGGCCACAAGCTGGTCACGGAGCTCTCCAACGCCGAGCCGCTGGCCGACGAGCACAACGCGCTGCTCCCGCCGGATGCCTTCCACCTGCCGGTAGGCCGACCCGTCACGCACAAGATCTACCGTGACGCCGTCCACCAGTCCCGGCTCGTCCTCCCGTTCACCACACCCAAGGCCGTCCAGCAGTAG
- a CDS encoding cytochrome P450 yields MMTVETTSVSSKIDLFADEVLLDPYPFFTELREQAPVVHLEKNGVWALTRYETIREALANWEVFSSNAVAFNDEMNGALVGTSLATDPPEHTRLRAALTENLTPRALRKLKGGIDEKADKMVAELVERGSFDAIDALARALPLQVVADLIGVQGEARENILRWGDAAFNVLGPMNERTAQNFPVAGELFQWCAGVQATDLTEGSMGRAIFDAAERGEIPMESCGHIIHQYLGAGMDTTIASIGNAIAQFAANPDQFDLVREDRSIIPSAFNEVLRFEAPVHAFGRLVKQDIEIDGTLIPAGSQVAILFGAGNRDPRHYENPDAFQVKRNPVDHLSFGYGVHSCAGQGLARLEAYAVMDALARRVRRLTVGKPERQISNMTHSLNKLPVLEVESA; encoded by the coding sequence ATGATGACCGTTGAGACGACTTCAGTTTCATCCAAGATTGACTTGTTTGCCGACGAGGTCCTGCTGGACCCGTATCCCTTCTTCACCGAACTGCGCGAACAGGCTCCCGTGGTTCACCTTGAGAAGAACGGCGTCTGGGCGCTGACCCGCTACGAGACGATCCGTGAAGCGCTGGCAAACTGGGAGGTTTTCTCGTCGAACGCCGTCGCCTTCAATGATGAGATGAATGGGGCACTTGTCGGAACGAGCCTGGCGACGGACCCGCCGGAGCATACGCGGCTCCGCGCCGCGCTAACCGAGAACCTCACGCCACGTGCGCTCCGCAAGCTCAAGGGCGGCATCGATGAAAAGGCGGACAAGATGGTTGCGGAGTTGGTGGAGCGTGGTTCGTTCGACGCCATCGACGCCCTTGCCCGGGCGCTGCCGCTCCAGGTGGTGGCCGACCTCATTGGTGTCCAGGGCGAGGCCCGCGAGAACATCCTCCGCTGGGGCGATGCGGCCTTCAATGTCCTGGGACCGATGAACGAGCGGACCGCGCAGAACTTTCCGGTAGCCGGTGAGCTGTTCCAGTGGTGCGCCGGGGTCCAAGCCACGGATCTGACCGAAGGCAGCATGGGGCGGGCCATCTTCGACGCGGCCGAGCGCGGCGAGATCCCGATGGAGAGCTGCGGACACATCATCCACCAGTACCTCGGAGCCGGCATGGATACGACCATCGCTTCGATCGGCAATGCGATCGCGCAGTTCGCGGCGAATCCGGACCAGTTCGACCTGGTCCGCGAAGACCGCTCGATCATCCCGTCCGCGTTCAATGAGGTCCTCCGCTTTGAAGCCCCGGTCCACGCCTTCGGGCGGCTGGTCAAGCAGGACATCGAGATCGACGGGACGCTGATCCCCGCCGGTTCCCAGGTTGCCATCCTGTTCGGAGCGGGCAACCGCGACCCAAGGCACTATGAGAACCCGGATGCCTTCCAGGTCAAGCGGAATCCGGTGGACCACTTGTCCTTTGGCTACGGCGTCCACAGCTGCGCCGGGCAAGGCCTGGCCCGCCTTGAGGCCTACGCCGTGATGGACGCACTGGCACGCCGCGTCCGCCGCCTGACCGTGGGTAAGCCGGAGCGCCAGATCAGCAACATGACCCACAGCCTCAACAAGCTGCCGGTCCTTGAGGTTGAGTCTGCCTAA
- a CDS encoding LysR family transcriptional regulator, which yields MTEAHADSAMDADLARLASIDLNLLVPLLALLEERSVTKAAGKVGLSQPAMSHGLSRTRRLLNDDLLVRQGRSMVLTPRAAELIAPLRQVLDQAARIVSASSFDPAVDTRLITVAMTNSTAFVIGSELSRLLAERAPNAVLRLRTTSSATSTAFAEEAADVVLLPEAFPMPHPRERLYDDRWMVIASWNEPREADALQLLKTVSHVFPDEPSERLRPYEILDEKKIPYRVRQRVSDHLFVPHLIAQSGGGVAVHRYQVGLEFEGRFDLRVEEFPFPIDPLGIDMIWNPWLAEGAFKSWLREILIEAAEPLRARYVSSG from the coding sequence ATGACTGAGGCGCACGCGGATTCTGCCATGGACGCTGATTTGGCGAGGCTGGCCTCGATCGACCTCAACCTTTTGGTGCCGCTTTTGGCGCTGCTTGAAGAGCGCTCGGTGACCAAGGCCGCCGGCAAGGTGGGGCTGTCCCAACCGGCGATGAGCCATGGATTGAGCCGAACCCGGCGCCTGCTCAATGACGACCTCCTTGTTCGCCAGGGCCGCTCGATGGTGCTGACACCGCGGGCCGCCGAACTCATTGCACCGCTGCGGCAGGTGCTGGACCAGGCGGCGCGGATTGTCAGCGCGTCATCATTCGACCCGGCCGTCGATACCCGGCTGATCACCGTGGCGATGACCAACAGCACCGCGTTTGTGATCGGCAGCGAGCTTAGCCGGTTGTTGGCGGAGCGCGCTCCGAATGCCGTGCTGCGGCTGCGGACCACGAGCTCCGCGACCAGCACGGCGTTCGCGGAAGAAGCAGCCGACGTCGTTTTGCTGCCCGAGGCGTTTCCCATGCCCCACCCACGTGAGCGACTGTACGACGATAGGTGGATGGTGATCGCATCGTGGAACGAGCCCAGGGAGGCCGATGCGCTGCAGCTGCTGAAGACCGTGTCCCATGTGTTTCCGGACGAGCCATCGGAGCGCCTGCGCCCCTACGAGATCCTGGACGAGAAGAAGATTCCGTACCGGGTGCGCCAGCGCGTGTCAGACCACTTGTTCGTTCCCCACCTGATTGCCCAGTCTGGCGGTGGTGTTGCTGTCCACCGGTACCAGGTGGGGCTGGAATTCGAGGGCCGTTTCGACCTGCGCGTGGAGGAATTTCCGTTCCCCATTGATCCCTTGGGCATCGATATGATCTGGAATCCCTGGCTTGCTGAGGGCGCATTCAAGTCCTGGTTGCGCGAAATCCTGATCGAGGCCGCAGAGCCGCTGAGGGCGCGCTACGTCAGTTCCGGGTAG
- a CDS encoding HtaA domain-containing protein encodes MKPGLMWNVKDSLVSYVEALEDGVVGAVEPASHFAAGYLFPWDGVGSARCAGDEGTDVLQFRGAVRFSGHWGALDVELRDPRIELDGQRGVLLVRERGAQDPERMLPFARLELAGRDEADGSVRLDLAAMLTGHGRLLLGGQYAVGQLLSPAQVVFGKRHD; translated from the coding sequence ATGAAGCCGGGACTGATGTGGAATGTGAAAGACAGTTTGGTGTCCTACGTGGAGGCTCTGGAGGATGGCGTTGTGGGGGCGGTTGAACCCGCGTCGCACTTCGCGGCGGGCTACCTGTTTCCATGGGATGGCGTCGGGTCAGCCCGGTGTGCCGGCGATGAGGGGACGGACGTGCTGCAATTCCGGGGAGCGGTTCGCTTCTCGGGGCATTGGGGCGCTCTCGATGTCGAATTGCGGGATCCGCGGATCGAGCTGGACGGGCAGCGGGGCGTGCTGCTGGTCCGGGAGCGTGGGGCGCAGGATCCGGAGAGGATGCTGCCGTTTGCACGGCTGGAATTGGCCGGCCGGGATGAGGCGGACGGTTCCGTGCGCCTTGACCTCGCTGCAATGCTGACCGGGCATGGGCGCTTGCTGCTCGGCGGGCAGTACGCGGTCGGCCAGCTCCTGAGTCCGGCCCAGGTTGTCTTCGGGAAGCGCCATGACTGA